ACGAGTAGGCCAGGTGACCTTTCCCATTTCAACGCGCACTTCGCCGAGAAATTGACTGATTTTGCTAAACATAATAAAATAAAAAAATGGCAGGCCAGGCAGGACTTGAACCCGCAACCGTCGGTTTTGGAGACCGATGCTCTACCAGTTGAGCTACTGACCTACCCAAAAACAATGGAGCCCACGACCGGACTTGAACCGGTGACCTCTTCCTTACCAAGGAAGTGCTCTACCGTCTGAGCTACATGGGCGTTGGGCAATCCCCACTTGAGGTTCTGGAGCGGGAAACGGGACTCGAACCCGCGACCCTCAGCTTGGAAGGCTGACGCTCTGGCCAACTGAGCTATTCCCGCCCGGCTATGTATAAAAAACAACCCTTTTCTACAAAAGGGATCGGTATTGCCAAAAAATAATTTTCCGAGAATTAACAAGATATGAAAAAGGTAGTCTCAGGTCAAGAGAATTTTGTAGAAACTCAAACCTGTGATAGATTTAAAAAAACGGGAAGTCGGTGTTTTGCAATGTGGGCCTGACTCGCCCGCTGTGTCTTGGGGGAGGAAACTGTTGGAGTTTTTGGTGGGGGGTGGCGGATTCGAACCACCGAAGGCATAAGCCAGCAGATTTACAGTCTGCCCCAGTTGGCCGCTTTGGTAACCCCCCAGTCTATACAGCCTGAAAAAAATACCAGAAGATATTTTGATAGTCAAGACCAAAATCGCTCAATGCCAATTGCAGATTGACAAATCTGCCTACCTTTGCTATTTTCCGAGTTCAATTTTCCGCATTTAACTTTCTATCAGATGCCTGGCGTGAAAGGAGCAAAATGACTGACCCCATTCAAAACTATGCGCGTATTGGTATTGTTCACTTTATGGCCTATAAAGCTTGTCTTGGCGGCGAAGGTCCCATTTTGGAAACCCTGGAAAAAATCGCCCTTGATCCCTATTTCCAGGTCGTTGAAGTCACCCACATGAAAGACCCACAAGTGCGAACAGAAGCACGCGACTTGCTCACCGCTGCCCACATGGATGTGGCTTTTGGCGCGCAACCCATTCTGCTGGGTAACCAACTCAATATCAATGCCCCTGATGTCGCCCACCGTCAAAGTGCTGTTGACGCTGTCAAAGCGGGAATTGACCAAGCCGAAGAACTCGGTGCTCCTGGCTGTGCCCTGCTTTCAGGTGTAGATCCGGGCCCCGAAGCCCGCGAAGAAGGTCTCGATCTGCTGGTAGATTCTTTGAGCCAACTCTGCGACTATGCCGGCGAAAAGAATATGGATATTGTACTTGAAACCTTTGACCGCGTACCTTACGGCAAAAACTGTATTGTGGGGCCTAATGCCCTCGCTGTTGAAATCTCAAACCGCCTCAGACGCCAGTATCCCCATTTTGGCCTGATGCTCGATTTGAGCCATTTTCCACTTCAGGGTGAAAGCACGGTTTACGCCATCAACATCGCTCGGGATCACATCGTCCACATGCACGTTGGCAATTGCGTAATGTCCAACCCCAACCACCCGGCCTATGGCGATAACCATCCCCGCTTTGGCTGCGAAGATGGCGAAAACGATGTACCCGAAGTTGTGGAATTTCTCCGCGAACTGCTCAACATCGGTTATCTCGACCCCGATAAGCGCCCCATCTTGAGCTTTGAGGTCGGCCCAATGGAAGGGGAATCCTCGGAAATCATTATCGCCAATGCCAAGCGCGTGCTCGACGAGGCCTGGGCGCAAGTCTAAACGCACACAAATTACAATAACCGGGCTTTCCCAAAAGAGAAGGTCCGGCTATTTTTTTATTTCGATATGCTCAATTCCAATATTCACTTCGCGCAGGCGGTCCGGGCTTTAACGCCCTGCGAAT
The genomic region above belongs to Gemmatimonadota bacterium and contains:
- a CDS encoding sugar phosphate isomerase/epimerase, encoding MTDPIQNYARIGIVHFMAYKACLGGEGPILETLEKIALDPYFQVVEVTHMKDPQVRTEARDLLTAAHMDVAFGAQPILLGNQLNINAPDVAHRQSAVDAVKAGIDQAEELGAPGCALLSGVDPGPEAREEGLDLLVDSLSQLCDYAGEKNMDIVLETFDRVPYGKNCIVGPNALAVEISNRLRRQYPHFGLMLDLSHFPLQGESTVYAINIARDHIVHMHVGNCVMSNPNHPAYGDNHPRFGCEDGENDVPEVVEFLRELLNIGYLDPDKRPILSFEVGPMEGESSEIIIANAKRVLDEAWAQV